In the genome of Arachis stenosperma cultivar V10309 chromosome 6, arast.V10309.gnm1.PFL2, whole genome shotgun sequence, the window TACAAAACAGAACTATGTGGCTGTTTATCCAACCATCTTAAACACTCTAATTCCTCATCACCATCATTGCTTGATGACCTTTTTTGTGTAATTGGTCCAACAGCATAAAAGCTGAAGCAACTTTTCTCCTTTGCAAGTTCTTTCATAGCAGCTGATTCCAATTCCAAGAAGCTGTTGATTATGAATTCGTTTACATTATTCAATCCTTTAGAACGTTCTAGATAGAGTTTGTAAACATCACTGGATCGATTTTGCATTGGAAATGGAAGATCACGCCCGAAAACTGGTACACAACCGGGTAAATAGATAGGATCTTTTAAGTCTTTGTACTCACCGGTAACTTGCTCATCAAGTTTTGGCAAATGCAAACACAATGAGAGCGCCATAACTGAAGAAGGGAAGTAAATGTAGGACAAGAAATTGAACTCCTTAGCGAATGAAAGTGCTTCGAAGGCGTAAGCATCTGCGATCAAAGCTGCAAGTGGTTCCCTTAAGGTGAGGGATTTAAGGGTGTCACGAATTGATGGGAGAGAGAGGGTAACGGTTTTTTGAATAAGAACTCCAGGGTATGCTCCTTGTGGTAAGTCTTGTTTGTTGATTGGAGGGAGAAGGATGGAGTGAATGTTTGAAGGAAGAGTTTGAAGGTAGGATTTGGTTGAATCTGGGTGTGGCCCAAGTGAGGGAATCATGCAAGTGACATGAAAATTTGGGTGAAGCTCCAAGAATCTTTTGGAGAACTCAAGTATTGGAACTAGGTGGGTCAAGCCAGGACTTGTAACAACAGCTATGCGCGTTGTTTTTGCCATCAATTGGATTGTACGAGAAAAGCTATGGTTTTGATTTTGGCTGAGATATGTAAACTATATAGGGAAACCTTTCCCTGTAGTAGTTGACTAGTTGTGTCCAACCTCGACGTTGTGAAATGATTTTCAATTAGGATTTTGCTTAGTAGTATAAATTCTAAGCGTACTTTTCAAACtataaaaatagaagaataatttaattgagaaaataatactcttaaatttttaataatataaagttaacttttttctaattaaaaacCTTCCTTTCctctaaatattttttgtacatGCGGATACCGGTGGCTCATTTTCATTAAATATAATGCAGATGCGGAATGAGCATCAAGAAACATTATGGAGTCTTCTCTTTATTC includes:
- the LOC130935309 gene encoding hydroquinone glucosyltransferase-like, which encodes MAKTTRIAVVTSPGLTHLVPILEFSKRFLELHPNFHVTCMIPSLGPHPDSTKSYLQTLPSNIHSILLPPINKQDLPQGAYPGVLIQKTVTLSLPSIRDTLKSLTLREPLAALIADAYAFEALSFAKEFNFLSYIYFPSSVMALSLCLHLPKLDEQVTGEYKDLKDPIYLPGCVPVFGRDLPFPMQNRSSDVYKLYLERSKGLNNVNEFIINSFLELESAAMKELAKEKSCFSFYAVGPITQKRSSSNDGDEELECLRWLDKQPHSSVLYVSFGSGGTLSQSAINELALGLELSGQRFLWVLRAPSDSSSSAYLDNQKKEDPLKFLPSGFLERTKEKGLVLPSWAPQVQILSHDSVGGFLSHCGWNSVLESVQVGVPIITWPLFAEQRMNAVLLVDGLKVAVRPNVGEDGVVEKEEVSKVIKCLMEQEEGKAMRKRMEDLKAYAADAVNKDAGSSTHALSQLATKWENFSGIEDNN